From the genome of Sediminibacter sp. Hel_I_10:
AAAAACAATCAAGCTCAAAAGAATCAAGATTCCCTAAAGCTAACAGAACCTAGGGGTGTTGAAAATATTGCCTATAAATGGGGACATATGGCATTAGTGGCTCAAGCTAACGATACCCAAAAATTCAAACCAAGGCCTACAGTAACCTCTCGTTATTTGGGATTGATATTCGTTTCTGTTTTTGATGCTTGGTCAATATATGATGAAAAAGCCATTCCTGTATATCTTGAGGGTGTGGATAAAAGATCATTAAAAGAACAAACGCTTAAGAATAAAGAAATAGCTATTAGCTACGCCGCGTTTAGAACCTTAAATGAATATTACTCATCAGACAAAGAGTTATTCGCTAATTTTATGAGAGAATTAGGACTGGACCCAAATAATCAATCATTAGATCCTGCTACTCCTGAGGGAATTGGTAATTTAGCTGCAAAAGCAGTTATTGAAGCCCGAAAGGGAGATGGCTCAAATCAGTATGGTGAAGAAGAAGGATCTAATGGAAAGCCATATTTCAATTATGTGAAATACGCTCCTGTTAATTCAGTGGATGAAAATATAGATCCAAACCGTTGGCAACCCAAAAATTTTTCGGATGGAAAAGGAGGTCAATTTGCGCCTGGATGTCTAACGCCTTTTTGGGATAAGGTAGACCCCATAGCCTTAAAATCTGGAGATCAATTTCGACCAGGTCCACCTCCCATGATAGGTTCTAAACAGCTGGAAATTGAAGTTAAGGAACTTATTGATCTGCAAGCCAACTTAACTGATCACCAGAAGGCATTGGTTGAATTCATGAGAGATGGCCCCCAATCCGTCCAACAAGCTGGTCACTGGTTGAAATTTGCCCAAGATGTGTCTCGCAGAGATAATCACAAACTTGATGAAGATGTTAAAATGTATTTCTATAATCAAATTGTTGCGATGGATGCTTTTATTGCTTCTTGGGATTCAAAAATGTATTATGACTTTGCAAGACCCTATGCACTGGTTCATGAATATTACGGTGGAGAAAAAATAAAGGCATGGGGTGGAGTCGGAAAAGGCATGGTGGAAATGGATGGAAGCCAATGGCGGCCCTATTCACCAGATACATTCTTATGTCCACCATTTCCAAGTTATACTTCTGGTCACAGTACTATTAGTGGAGCCTGTGCAGAAGCCTTAAGACTGTGGACGGGAAGCGACAAATTTGGTTCGGAAGTTCAATTGGTTGCTGGAGCAATGACCGAGCCTGATAATTTGGGGGACACCATCACATTAGAATTTCCAACATTTACAAAAACAGCGGAAATGGCAGGTATGTCTCGGGTTTTAGGCGGTTATCACATTCAAGCAGATAACGTTGCTGGATTGGAATTGGGTAGAAATGTAGCGAACGAAGCATGGACATTTTATAAATTACATGTTGGTGAATTATAACTGCGCAAGTAGTTATAATTCATTTTTAAACCATTATAATCACGTTTTTTAATTAAAAATCAATCAATGACATATTATTTAAAACTGCTGCTCATCCTTGGTGTTCTAATTCCTTCCTTTGCCATAAGCCAGCAAAAGGCCAAAGATACTATCAAAGTTTTTTACCTTGGAGGACAATCGAATATGGATGGCTATGGATACAATTCTGATTTACCTCCATCGTTAAACAAAGAATTCAAAGATGTCTTTATCTTTCACGGGAATTCCGTTCCAGATGAACAAGAAAATGGAGGATTGGGGAAATGGGAAACATTAAAACCAGGACATGGCACTGACTTTACATTGAATTCTGATAAAAATAAGCTCTCCAATCGGTTCGGTATTGAATTATCATTTGCAAAAAAATTACAGGAGTTATATCCAAATCAAAAATTCGCCTTTATAAAATATTCCAGAGGTGGTACTTCCATCGATACGCTTGCCGCTGGTCCATTTGGGTCATGGGATGTGGATTACAAAGGCACCAATGGAATCAACCAATATGACCATTTCTTGACGACACTGCAAACAGCACTAAGTACGAATGACATCGATGGCGACGGCAAAGAAGATCTTCTGATTCCTTCTGGAATTCTCTGGATGCAAGGAGAGAGTGATGCAGCATACACAGAACAAATTGCCAACAATTATTATAATCATCTCAAACGTCTAATGGATTTGATGCGCGCTAACTTCCACTCTGATGATTTACCTGTAGTCATAGGAAAAATATCAGATTCTTGGAATGACAAGGATGGCAAGGTTTGGGATTATGGTGAACTGGTTCAATATGCACAGGAAAAATATGTGAAAACTGATAAAAATGCTGCAATAGTGCGTAGCACCAGATATTATAAGTATTCAGACCGGTGGCATTATGATAGTGAGGGCTATATCGATTTAGGAGAAAAATTTGCAGAAGCTATATTTCATTTACAAAAGAAATAAATAGCGCGCTATAAATATATCATACTAAAAACAAATATAAAAACATGCATAAAAGAACATTAGGCAAAAATGGCCTCGAAATTAGTGAAGTTGGTTTAGGGTGTTGGCAAATCGGGGCTAATTGGGGCGATGAAATCGGTAAACAAGAAGCCTTTAAAATTTTAGATGCAGCCGTGGATAATGGCGTTACTTTTTTTGATACCGCTGATGTTTATGGCGATGGAAGAAGTGAGGAATTAATAGGAGCGTTTTTAAAGAACTCCAAAGCTGATATTAAAGTGGCAACAAAATTTGGTAGAGGTTCCAATGTTTTTCCTGACAACTATACTGAAAAAGCCTTAATTGAAAGTGTAAATGCTTCTTGTAAACGACTTGGTGTGGATTCATTAGATTTAATTCAACTACACTGCATTCCTCTTGAAGCATTAAAACAAGGTGACATATTTGAATGGTTACGGAAGCTTCAAAAAGAAGGAAAAATCAAACATTTTGGTGCCAGTGTAGAAAGTGTTGAGCAAGGATTGATTTGCCTCAATGAAGAAGGCCTTCAATCGCTTCAGGTCATTTATAATATTTTCAGACAAAAGTTAACGGATGAATTATTACCACAAGCCAAAGAAAAAGAGGTTGGCATTATCGTTCGTTTGCCATTAGCTAGTGGTTTACTCACCGGAAAATTCACCAAACAAACCCACTTTAAGGAAAATGACCATAGAAATTTCAACCAAGATGGCGATGCCTTTAACGTGGGTGAAACCTTTGCTGGACTTCCCTTTAAAATTGGAGTCGAATTGGCGGATGAGTTAAAATCATTTGCTCCAGAAAACTACTCCATGACAGACATGGCGCTTCGATGGATTCTAGACCACGAGGCGGTCTCAACCATCATTCCTGGGGCAAGTTCACCTAAACACATAAAGAACAATGCAAAAGCAAGCGAGCTATCACCTCTTCCTGATGAATTAATGAATAAACTAGAATCGTTCTATAAGGAGAAGGTACATCAGCATATTCGTGGGGTTTACTAGAGTAGTGTTACTCCTTAAATAGGAGCATTGCCAATTCACGCAAACCGCGACGCCAGGTCAAGAATTCATGTGCCGTGCCTTCTGAAATGTAAGACGCGGCATTAATTCCAGCATCTTTTAGTGCTGATGTTGCACTTTTTATACCTTCGGGATTTTCTTTACTTCCACTGCTTAAAAAGACTAATTTTAAGTTTTGGTGTTTTTCTAAATCTTCAGGAGTGTAAGTCCCTCCACTTAAAATCGCATAGTGTGAAAACATTTCCGGACGATTAAGAGTTATTAATTTTGTTTCATATCCACCCATCGACAAACCGGCCATCGCCCGATTATCTTGATTGGCTTTTGTTCGGAAATTTGCATCAATATATGGGATTAACTCATCCACCAACACCGTTTGAAAGCGAGTCACATCAAATTCATTTAGTTTTCCCCATTTGACTTCGTTAGTCATTCCGTAAGCCATCACGATGATAAAAGGTTCGATTTTGTTTTCAGCAATTAGATTATCCATAATCAAATTGGCGTGTCCTTGCTTGCTCCAAGAAGTTTCATTTTCGCCCCAACCATGTTGTAAATACAATACAGGATAGGTCTTGGAAGCATCTGTACCGTAACCTGGCGGCGTATATACAAAGGCTCTTCTAGTGGCACGTGTGCTTTTTGAAGCAAATAAAATCTCTTGAACATTGCCATGCGGCACATCTTTTAAAGCATAGAATTCTTGGTCTTTGCCAGGAATTTCAACTCCGCTCGCAAGACGTTCCATTCCGTAATAGGTATCTGTAGAAGGGTCCACCACTTCTGCCCCATCAATATTCAATACATAATAATGAAAACCTTCATCTAATGGGTCGGTCGTTACCATCCACTGACCGGCGCCGTCTTTCATCATGTTATATTCTTTGCCAAACTTTACACTCACTTGATTAGCATTTGGAGCCTTTACTTTAAATATGACGCGGTTATCTGGCAAGACTTGCGGATATTTTGCGTCATTCATATTCGTTTTTGAAGCCTGTCCCAACACAGAATATTTACTGAAGGAACTGTCATCCACCGGTTTAAACAACTGTTGAGAAAACATATACAGTCCATTTTTCCAAACCTTGAAATCATGATATCCTGGTTCTAAATAATAAATGTGAGGCACGTCATTTTCAAATAAATAATCGTGGGTGCGTTGGCTAAATGGCAACAATCCGTCAGCATCACCACAAGAAATCCAGAGTAATTTTAATTTATCTTTTGCTTTTTCAGGATTCGGAACTAACTCCTTTGGTGCTTTGGTATTAGGCGCAGATGAAAATCCGCCAACCCAAGCAAAGGTGTCTAAATTGCCCAATCCAAAATTAAGTGACTGCCCTCCTCCCATTGATAATCCTGCAATCGCACGCTGTTCTCTATCTTTCAGAACTGGATAATTTTTTTCTATATAAGGAATCAAATCATTCAACAAATCTTTTTCAAAGGTTGCAAAAGCTTCCACTTTATCCTTGGCCATGATATCTCCGGTCGCTCTATCATCTTTCATCGCGCGACCATTGGGCATAACCACAATCATAGGTTGCACTTTTCCTTGAGCGTACAAATTATCTAAAATGATTTGTGGATTTCCTCCTTTCATCCATTCATTCTCATCGCCACCAATACCGTGCAATAAATATAAAACCGGATATTTTTTATCCTTTGAATAACCTGGAGGTGTATACACATTTGCTTTACGAGTTGTGCCAACAGTTTTGGATGTATAGCTAATCATTTCAACCTTACCATGTTTGATACTCGAATTTTCTAAATCAAATCCGAATGGCGCCTGAAGTACCATAGCATAAGCGTCCCTATTGGGAACATAACCATATAAGGTCAGCATTTTTTGAGCGTAGCGATTCCCAAGTGTTCGGTAGCCTTCAGCATCAAAATGAAGGTTGTCTGGAAGCACTGAACAGCCTCTAGACGAAATTACAGATGCCGAAGGGATTGTTTCTGGCAACTTGGAAATGATGTCATTCATACTTGCACAAACACCATTTTGATCTGCGTGAACCACTTCTCCCGCCAATAAAGGAACGCTGTTCGGTTCCAAATCTAAATCCTTCAATAAATGATCATAAACCACTTTTACTTGTTGCGGCCAAAGCGAATCTCCTGTATTCGATTCGCCCTGATGCAACAAAATGCCTTTGATAACTCCTTTTGTTTGAGCAATTTTAGCCATTTCCACCAATCTGCCGTATGGATTACCATCGTATTCCGCAATCATGTTCTTCATCCAATCTGGTGCTGTTTTAGCATATTCCTTATAACGGTCTTTATCGAACAAGGCTATTTTACAACCACCAACCGCAACATTGATGACTCCAACGCTAACATCTTTCGGCAAGTTGTCAATCATCGTTCTACCAAAGTAATCAACAGGCGTTAATCCTGTATTACAGCGACATAAGGGCGGAACGGCTGTATACCACTCCCCTTTTTTCCTATCGAGATTTGGGCAGTCCAAAGTTTCCAACACCTGGAACCGTTCATTCACATTGATGGTGTCTTGAGCTTCAATTTTCGCGGCGCCTTCCATATTAGATTGGCCGAAACTTAAATACACATGAAAATTTGGGTCTTGGGCATACATACTGCTGACAGTTGTGAGCAAAAGAACCATGACTAGTTTTAGATGATTTTTCATTTTTGAATTGCAATTGTTGTGATTAAACATTTTTATCGTCTTCTCGCCGCAAGGATGCAAATTCGAGCGACATCAGAATAAACGAGACTATTTCACTATTGGCATCGCATCATTAGCCGAAGTCGCATACAAACCGATTAAAGCGCCTGTAAAGCCACCAGCAACATCCGTTGACAAAATATCTCCGGAAACGGTGCCACCGACAGTTTCAAAATTGGCTCCGTCTAGTGAATAGCCAAATTCATATGTATCACCTTTCGCTGTAATCTGAAGATTGATAGTTTTATCCAACTCGATTTTTTTACTTGCCACTATTTCGGAAATAATATCGCCTCTTCGTGATGGCCAGCTATTCTTTTGAAGTACTACATAATAATCTTTATCTTTTTTAGTGACTCCGAAAACATAATTAGAACCCTCATTTTGAAGTGCCACAACTCCCGCTAAATCAGTTTCTGATTTTGGTTTATAATCCAAAGTGGTCGTGAATGTAAAACTGTTATGTTGTTGTCTGTGAAATAAGGTTGAAGTCGGTTTTTTCTCTTTGATGTTCGTATCAAACGGATTGATTTGTAAGCCTTTTTTTGAAGTGGACATAAAGGCTTCACGTGGACCTCTTAATCCAATCCAACGGTAATCCAGTTTATCAGAACTAAAATTTTCTGTAAACGTAAAATTACCATTAGGCACAAATCCATTGGTTCCTGTTTTATTTTCGACACCTTCTGGCATTTCCAATTTCGGTTCTAATGGAATCAATCCATTTTCAAATACAGGAAATTCGCCAGACCAATCGACTGGAAGTATAAACGTCTCGCGGCCGGTATTCACTCTATTTTCTTCATTTGGACGCACCGCTAAAAACACACCGTAATACTGGTCGTTTGGTCCTTTGACCAAATCGGCATGACCTGCCCAATCCACTTTGTTTTTTCGATCTCTAGGAAAAAATCTTTGGGTAAGTATTGGATTGCTTGGCGCAGGAATAAACGGCCCTCTAGGACTGTCACTTTTGAAAATAACTTCCGTATGATTTCCACCGGTTCCGCCTTCAGCGCACATCAAATAATAGCTTCCATCTTTTTTATAAAGATGTGGCGCTTCAATCCAAATTGGTTTTTTTGAAAGGTCCACACCACCATCCACGATAATTTTATCAGTTCCTGGAATTACCTTATCATTTTCAACGTCATAATCCCAAACTTTTATAACACGGTGTCCGTTGTAGAGTTCCTTGCCTTTGTCAGGCGCATCATTATGAACGATGTAGCCTTTACCATTATCATCAAAGAATATACTAGGGTCAATCCCTCCAAAATCAAGTTTTATCGGGCTGCCCCAACCTTTTTTAGGATCTTTTGTTTTCACAACGATGTTTCCTAATCCTCCTGAAAACGCCGTCACAATCATATAAAAGGTGTCGTTATGCGGATTATAAGTAATCCCCGGAGCATAAACCCCTTCGCTTATCCCAGTCACATTCGGATTGAATTCTTCCACATTATTCAACACACCTCCCAAATCTGTCCAATTGACCAAATCTTTGGAATGGAAAATTGGCACTCCCGGAAACATCGCAAATGAGGAACAGACCATATAATAATCGTCGCCTTTGCGCGTAATGGCTGGGTCTGGATAACATCCTTGTAAAATGGGCGTGTAAAATTCGTTCGATTCTAGCGGGTTATCTTTATAAATTTGGTCATTTCCTTGGTAGGTAACTGAGGTAAATAGTGCTGGATTCTTCGATGCTTTTTTTGATTGACTGTGTGCAGTCGTAAAGGATGCTAATCCAGCCATTGCAGAGAGCAATATAAGTTGTGTTTTTTTCATTTTATTTCTATTTATTTTTCGTGTTTTATTCAAATTTTATCCAGTCTACTTCAGTTTTAGAATCATCTTTAGAGACAATGATTAGATTTTGAGTGTACGCTTTGAATTTGTTCAAAGTGATTTTTAATTCTTTCCAATTATCTAATTTAGGAATAGTGACAGTCGCAATAAGAGTTCCATTCATGGAATCTGTACGAATTTCCAAGGTTCCTCCGTTCTCTGATTTCGTTTTTATGACGACTGATTTTAAGCGTTTTTTACCAAAATCAACCGTATTGTATTTTATCCACGCATTAGAGTTGCTGAATACTGTTTTCCAACCTTTAAAAGTATCGGTGGAATCTATAAAATCAATGGCGGCACCTTTTTCACTAATCTGGCTATACCTGTCTATTTGAATTTCTTTGGAAGCCTTTGAAACTCCAATTCCTCTCAAGGTCGGAATTACTTTTTGAATAGTCCCATCTGCATTGAAGCTTAAACTATCGGCTCTGATGGACCTTGCTTTGTCAAAATTGGGCGAGTAGTCATTGTGATGGTAAAACAGATACCATTGGTTTTTGAAGTTTATGATGGATTGATGGTTGGTCCAGCAGCCCGTTGACGATTCATCCATAATAACGCCCGCTACTTTAAATGGACCTAAAGGATTATCTGAAATCGCATATTCCAGACGTTCTGTTTTGTTTTCAACATGGGGATAAGTCAAATAATAAATACCGTTTCGTTCAAAAACATAAGGGCCTTCCTTTAAGCCTTTCGTTGGAAGTTCTCCTAAAGTCATCACTTCAGAATCCAACTCCAGCATATTATCTTTTAGCTTGGCTCCAAAAATGTTGCCTTGAGACCAATACAAATAGGCTTGTCCGTCTTTATCGATAAACACATTTGGGTCAATCCCTTTGACATTCTTAATGGGCATTGGTTCGGTTGTATAGGGTCCTTCAGGTTTATCGGCAATCGCCACACCAATTGTGAAACCCTTGATATCCGTAAATGAATCTTTAACTGTTGATGGAAAATAAAAATAGTACTTGCCGTTTCGTTCAATGCAATCCGGTGCCCACATGCTATAACTATCAGGTTTTACCCAATCCACTTTATTTTGCTGAACGATGGTGCCGTGGTCCGTCCAATCCGTCAGGTTTTCCGAAGAAAATACATGGTAATCTTCCATGCAGAACCAATCCAATCGTCCTCTATCTTCTGTCGCCAAAATATCGTGGGAAGGAAACACATATACTTTATCCCCAAAAACACGAGCAGAAGGGTCTGCCGTAAATTGATTTCTAATCAGAGGATTTTGTGCATACGAACTACTGAAAGCAAAAACTAGCACTGCTATTTTGACTGAAATCTGATTTCTGAAATTCATAGTTATCTTTATTTTGAGAACATCCAATAATCAAAAAACAAAATCTGGCTCGCAGCTTTTCCCTTGAATATAAAATACAGGTCGTGAACACCTGAAACGTTTTTGATATCAATCGTTCGTAATTCCCATCTATCATTACCGCCAGTCATAGGCACTTTTATCGTTCCTAGTAGCTCGCCTTCTTTACTGTCCAATCTTATTTCCATAGACACATCAGAATTATGAGTAGTACCGATTCGCGCCGTAAATTTTGAAGCGCTTTCTTTTTGGAAATCAACCGCCTTCACTTTAGTATATGCGTCATTATAGTCGGCTGTGATAAAATTACCAACCATCCTATTTTCCATAGATTTTACGCCTTCTGACCAGGCAATCGTTTCGGCCTCATTTTTCACATATGGATTTAAGGTACCCAAACTTTGTTTGATGCCTTCAGTCATATTCATCTGAACGATGGAGCCATCTGGATTAAATTTGAGTTCTTCCACACAAACAGAACGGGTAAAACCACCACCACCTGGTAGTGCGCCATTATGATAGAAGAAATAGCTTTTCCCTTTGAAATCAATGACTCCGGGATGGTTGGTAAAAGCGCCGCCTTGGGTTGGCATTACAATTCCTTTATAAGTCCAAGGTCCGTTGATATTGGTGCTTGTAGAATAGCCGATATGCTCCGGAATTGGACCCGCAGCAAAGAATAAATAATACAGATTGTTGCGTTTATACATCCACGGTCCTTCTTCATAGGTCGTAGGTCTTTGTTCATTGACTTTTCCTTCACGTTTACCAAATGCTTCTATAGTATTCGGGATTTGTTTGATGTCGCCATCCAAGGTCATCATATCTTCGGTCAACTTTACGTAATAGCAAACTGGATTTCCCCAAAACATATAAGCCTGACCATCATCATCAATAAAAATCGTGGGGTCAATATCAGCACTCGTATTGGAAATTAATGGTTTGCCCAATGGGTCTATAAACGGCCCATACGGACTATTGCCAACCGCCACCCCAATACCATTTTTACCTTGACGGTCTGTAATTGGGACGTACATATAAAACTTGCCATCACGGGCAACACATTGAGGCGCCCAAGCATTTTTTTTGGCCCAGTCAAAATCTTTATAGGATAGTATAGCGCCGTGGTCAGTCCAATTGACCATGTCTTCAGTTGTATATAACCTCCAGTCGTCCATCGTAAACCAGGTAGACTCATCCTCATCATGGCTGGTGTACAAATACACTTTGCCATTGTGTACCATCGGCGCAGGGTCGGCGGTATAATTGGTTTGTACGATCGGATTTTGCGAACTTAAAACCGAATAATTTATAATACTTAATAGGAAGATTAATGTGTTTTTCATATTTATTAATTCGTGATTACAAATCCTCCATTTGATTGTATGGTTATTGAAAGTTCTCCATTTTTAGCAATTGAAATCTCATCCATGAAAGTGCTTTTATTTTTGTCATCGTTATAAACATTTATTTTACTTCCTGCCAACATTGGAAGATTCAACTTTAATTTTTTGGCGGAAGTTTCCGCATTGACGCCAGCGATGTACCATTTTTCGCCATGTCTACGAGCCACAACACTGTATTTTCCGGGATAGCCATCAATGAAAACGGTTTCATCCCAAGTGGTTGGAAGATTTCTTAAAAAATCGAGTTGATATTTTGGAACGTCTTCCAAGTTGTTCGGTGTTAATCCGAAAATCTGAACTGGGTTTTGATACAAGACACTGGTCGCCAATTGAAATGCATTCGAGGTTAATCGCTCTTGACCCTTTTCGTTGCCTTTGTTCAGAAATGTATTTAACAGTACACCGCCATATTCCATGCTCGCAACCGAATTCCGAATAAATGGATGCAAGGATGCGTAAAATGCTTCCTTGTCGCGTGCATCTTGGGTAAAAATTAACATCTCCGAAGCGATGACGGCTTCACTTCCGACAAAATTCGGGTACATACGTTCCCAACCGCGAGGGAGTGTGGCGCCGTGAAAAATAATCATCAGTCCATAATCATTCGCATCGGATAGAATGTCTTCATACAAACGCATGGTATCTTGCTTATCGCCACCAAAAAAATCAACTTTCAATCCTTTTACACCTGCTTCCTTGAGCCATTTCATTTCTTTTTTTCTGGCGATGGAGGTATTCATCTTACTGATTGGCGTCATAAACGTATCATTGGTCACACCGTTGGAATTATACCAAAGAAACACATCCACACCTTTCGATTTAGCATATTGAATCAACTCTTTCATTTTATCATAACCAATATCCCTATCCCACCAAGCATCGATTAAA
Proteins encoded in this window:
- a CDS encoding vanadium-dependent haloperoxidase, encoding MKTSFSFLIVILILFGCKNNQAQKNQDSLKLTEPRGVENIAYKWGHMALVAQANDTQKFKPRPTVTSRYLGLIFVSVFDAWSIYDEKAIPVYLEGVDKRSLKEQTLKNKEIAISYAAFRTLNEYYSSDKELFANFMRELGLDPNNQSLDPATPEGIGNLAAKAVIEARKGDGSNQYGEEEGSNGKPYFNYVKYAPVNSVDENIDPNRWQPKNFSDGKGGQFAPGCLTPFWDKVDPIALKSGDQFRPGPPPMIGSKQLEIEVKELIDLQANLTDHQKALVEFMRDGPQSVQQAGHWLKFAQDVSRRDNHKLDEDVKMYFYNQIVAMDAFIASWDSKMYYDFARPYALVHEYYGGEKIKAWGGVGKGMVEMDGSQWRPYSPDTFLCPPFPSYTSGHSTISGACAEALRLWTGSDKFGSEVQLVAGAMTEPDNLGDTITLEFPTFTKTAEMAGMSRVLGGYHIQADNVAGLELGRNVANEAWTFYKLHVGEL
- a CDS encoding glycoside hydrolase family 43 protein, which codes for MKNTLIFLLSIINYSVLSSQNPIVQTNYTADPAPMVHNGKVYLYTSHDEDESTWFTMDDWRLYTTEDMVNWTDHGAILSYKDFDWAKKNAWAPQCVARDGKFYMYVPITDRQGKNGIGVAVGNSPYGPFIDPLGKPLISNTSADIDPTIFIDDDGQAYMFWGNPVCYYVKLTEDMMTLDGDIKQIPNTIEAFGKREGKVNEQRPTTYEEGPWMYKRNNLYYLFFAAGPIPEHIGYSTSTNINGPWTYKGIVMPTQGGAFTNHPGVIDFKGKSYFFYHNGALPGGGGFTRSVCVEELKFNPDGSIVQMNMTEGIKQSLGTLNPYVKNEAETIAWSEGVKSMENRMVGNFITADYNDAYTKVKAVDFQKESASKFTARIGTTHNSDVSMEIRLDSKEGELLGTIKVPMTGGNDRWELRTIDIKNVSGVHDLYFIFKGKAASQILFFDYWMFSK
- a CDS encoding glycoside hydrolase family 43 protein, giving the protein MKKTQLILLSAMAGLASFTTAHSQSKKASKNPALFTSVTYQGNDQIYKDNPLESNEFYTPILQGCYPDPAITRKGDDYYMVCSSFAMFPGVPIFHSKDLVNWTDLGGVLNNVEEFNPNVTGISEGVYAPGITYNPHNDTFYMIVTAFSGGLGNIVVKTKDPKKGWGSPIKLDFGGIDPSIFFDDNGKGYIVHNDAPDKGKELYNGHRVIKVWDYDVENDKVIPGTDKIIVDGGVDLSKKPIWIEAPHLYKKDGSYYLMCAEGGTGGNHTEVIFKSDSPRGPFIPAPSNPILTQRFFPRDRKNKVDWAGHADLVKGPNDQYYGVFLAVRPNEENRVNTGRETFILPVDWSGEFPVFENGLIPLEPKLEMPEGVENKTGTNGFVPNGNFTFTENFSSDKLDYRWIGLRGPREAFMSTSKKGLQINPFDTNIKEKKPTSTLFHRQQHNSFTFTTTLDYKPKSETDLAGVVALQNEGSNYVFGVTKKDKDYYVVLQKNSWPSRRGDIISEIVASKKIELDKTINLQITAKGDTYEFGYSLDGANFETVGGTVSGDILSTDVAGGFTGALIGLYATSANDAMPIVK
- a CDS encoding alpha/beta hydrolase-fold protein, with amino-acid sequence MVLLLTTVSSMYAQDPNFHVYLSFGQSNMEGAAKIEAQDTINVNERFQVLETLDCPNLDRKKGEWYTAVPPLCRCNTGLTPVDYFGRTMIDNLPKDVSVGVINVAVGGCKIALFDKDRYKEYAKTAPDWMKNMIAEYDGNPYGRLVEMAKIAQTKGVIKGILLHQGESNTGDSLWPQQVKVVYDHLLKDLDLEPNSVPLLAGEVVHADQNGVCASMNDIISKLPETIPSASVISSRGCSVLPDNLHFDAEGYRTLGNRYAQKMLTLYGYVPNRDAYAMVLQAPFGFDLENSSIKHGKVEMISYTSKTVGTTRKANVYTPPGYSKDKKYPVLYLLHGIGGDENEWMKGGNPQIILDNLYAQGKVQPMIVVMPNGRAMKDDRATGDIMAKDKVEAFATFEKDLLNDLIPYIEKNYPVLKDREQRAIAGLSMGGGQSLNFGLGNLDTFAWVGGFSSAPNTKAPKELVPNPEKAKDKLKLLWISCGDADGLLPFSQRTHDYLFENDVPHIYYLEPGYHDFKVWKNGLYMFSQQLFKPVDDSSFSKYSVLGQASKTNMNDAKYPQVLPDNRVIFKVKAPNANQVSVKFGKEYNMMKDGAGQWMVTTDPLDEGFHYYVLNIDGAEVVDPSTDTYYGMERLASGVEIPGKDQEFYALKDVPHGNVQEILFASKSTRATRRAFVYTPPGYGTDASKTYPVLYLQHGWGENETSWSKQGHANLIMDNLIAENKIEPFIIVMAYGMTNEVKWGKLNEFDVTRFQTVLVDELIPYIDANFRTKANQDNRAMAGLSMGGYETKLITLNRPEMFSHYAILSGGTYTPEDLEKHQNLKLVFLSSGSKENPEGIKSATSALKDAGINAASYISEGTAHEFLTWRRGLRELAMLLFKE
- a CDS encoding aldo/keto reductase, producing the protein MHKRTLGKNGLEISEVGLGCWQIGANWGDEIGKQEAFKILDAAVDNGVTFFDTADVYGDGRSEELIGAFLKNSKADIKVATKFGRGSNVFPDNYTEKALIESVNASCKRLGVDSLDLIQLHCIPLEALKQGDIFEWLRKLQKEGKIKHFGASVESVEQGLICLNEEGLQSLQVIYNIFRQKLTDELLPQAKEKEVGIIVRLPLASGLLTGKFTKQTHFKENDHRNFNQDGDAFNVGETFAGLPFKIGVELADELKSFAPENYSMTDMALRWILDHEAVSTIIPGASSPKHIKNNAKASELSPLPDELMNKLESFYKEKVHQHIRGVY
- a CDS encoding sialate O-acetylesterase, translating into MTYYLKLLLILGVLIPSFAISQQKAKDTIKVFYLGGQSNMDGYGYNSDLPPSLNKEFKDVFIFHGNSVPDEQENGGLGKWETLKPGHGTDFTLNSDKNKLSNRFGIELSFAKKLQELYPNQKFAFIKYSRGGTSIDTLAAGPFGSWDVDYKGTNGINQYDHFLTTLQTALSTNDIDGDGKEDLLIPSGILWMQGESDAAYTEQIANNYYNHLKRLMDLMRANFHSDDLPVVIGKISDSWNDKDGKVWDYGELVQYAQEKYVKTDKNAAIVRSTRYYKYSDRWHYDSEGYIDLGEKFAEAIFHLQKK
- a CDS encoding family 43 glycosylhydrolase — encoded protein: MNFRNQISVKIAVLVFAFSSSYAQNPLIRNQFTADPSARVFGDKVYVFPSHDILATEDRGRLDWFCMEDYHVFSSENLTDWTDHGTIVQQNKVDWVKPDSYSMWAPDCIERNGKYYFYFPSTVKDSFTDIKGFTIGVAIADKPEGPYTTEPMPIKNVKGIDPNVFIDKDGQAYLYWSQGNIFGAKLKDNMLELDSEVMTLGELPTKGLKEGPYVFERNGIYYLTYPHVENKTERLEYAISDNPLGPFKVAGVIMDESSTGCWTNHQSIINFKNQWYLFYHHNDYSPNFDKARSIRADSLSFNADGTIQKVIPTLRGIGVSKASKEIQIDRYSQISEKGAAIDFIDSTDTFKGWKTVFSNSNAWIKYNTVDFGKKRLKSVVIKTKSENGGTLEIRTDSMNGTLIATVTIPKLDNWKELKITLNKFKAYTQNLIIVSKDDSKTEVDWIKFE